A region from the Rhodamnia argentea isolate NSW1041297 chromosome 7, ASM2092103v1, whole genome shotgun sequence genome encodes:
- the LOC115734753 gene encoding serine/threonine-protein kinase fray2: protein MEEEKAAAYYDELTRKGEGAARFKQGLGFSASSDSAPPARGSAFVSASSSSSSSFLSNFVKASSPTKTSQFEKQSHLESIQNKLRKKPDDADRHQSRVSDRNERGDRGSRRHRSRSAERERRSRRRSRSRDRDRYREKDRDRDGERDRDRRRRSRSRGRSASPRRSGGARGASPRERRRPEKSRSDYREKNEMERSGKEQNGGGKAVDYSRFIDGYDKMTAAEKVKAKMKLQLAETAEKDESNGMGPGWERFNFDKDAPVDDEEIEAAEDDAALVKHIGQSFRFSAVEARREEQIKTAHDEAMFGSSRTLSVEEQEPNVENENKSVENIPAASLVSEKVLARQQGSWRDRARKA from the exons ATGGAGGAAGAGAAAGCGGCGGCCTACTACGACGAGCTCACTCGGAAAGGCGAAGGAGCCGCGAGGTTCAAGCAAGGGCTCGGCTTCTCCGCCTCCAGTGACTCGGCTCCTCCCGCCAGAGGATCGGCCTTTGTCTCcgcttcttcttcgtcgtcctCTTCTTTCCTGAGCAACTTCGTGAAAGCATCGAGCCCCACCAAAACCTCGCAGTTCGAAAAGCAATCTCATCTCGAGTCTATCCAGAACAAGCTCAGGAAGAAGCCGGATGATGCCGATAGGCATCAGTCTAGGGTTTCGGATCGGAACGAGCGCGGAGATCGTGGAAGTCGGAGGCACCGATCTAGGAGTGCGGAGAGGGAGAGGCGGTCGAGAAGGAGAAGCAGGAGCAGAGATAGAGATAGGTACAGAGAGAAGGACAGAGACAGGGACGGGGAGAGAGATAGGGACCGAAGGAGGAGAAGTAGGAGCAGGGGCAGAAGTGCGTCGCCGCGGAGATCCGGGGGGGCACGGGGCGCGTCTCCTCGAGAGAGGCGGAGGCCGGAGAAGAGTAGGAGTGATTACAGAGAGAAAAACGAAATGGAACGATCGGGGAAGGAGCAGAACGGCGGTGGAAAGGCGGTTGATTACTCACGGTTCATCGATGGATACGACAAGATG ACTGCAGCTGAAAAGGTTAAAGCCAAGATGAAACTTCAGCTTGCTGAAACTG CTGAAAAAGATGAATCAAATGGAATGGGCCCTGGCTGGGAAAGATTCAATTTTGACAAAGATGCTCCGGTTGATGATGAGGAAATCGAAG CTGCTGAAGATGATGCAGCCTTAGTCAAGCATATCGGGCAGAGCTTCCGTTTTTCAGCTGTAGAG GCGAGAAGGGAGGAACAGATAAAGACTGCACATGATGAAGCAATGTTTGGATCTTCTCGTACTTTATCAGTCGAAGAGCAGGAGCCCAACGTGGAGAATGAAAACAAGAGTGTTGAGAATATACCTGCAGCAAGCCTTGTCAGTGAAAAG GTACTTGCTAGGCAACAAGGTTCGTGGCGTGACCGTGCTCGCAAAGCATAA
- the LOC115734747 gene encoding protein EDS1L-like translates to MDTGSRGQELGIKDEVIKKACSASIRAHQAPEKPFLVEKIGRGSPSQVVFAFSGSWSFDQWSAGDGKARAFGETEVNLAMFPSLRSIGNDITATVNESFMRQFLQIVEKSALHAEVEKAMRKSKPIIFAGHSSGGPIAIYATVWLLEEYKRSRKTPTHGPFCLTFGSPLTTDRIFCHAVRREEWSDRFVHFVMLHDIVPRILLAPLSSTREFLEQILPCLISASTHRGADSIDKVKLTALFGTVMRNASCVASHAACILMGSTNMLLDTMTKFVELSPYRPCGKYVFCTGAGRSVVVRNPDAVFQLLFYSLQLMPASDVQQTAVASLLAHLAYEDGLDKSLDMRNAVHLENLRELPLSSDGTADIVTKTIDAALNGLNLSARARLCLRAAGESERQKEDNQTKVEHKMVTIEKYLSDVEGYRTSCETRGMGYFDAFKVQKYEDDFKANVKRLELAGIWDEIIEMLKRDELPDKFEAGETWVQLATRFRQLVEPLDIANYYRHLKNEDTGPYMTKGRPKRYKYTQRWREHAEQLQKGSCGQSCFWAEVEELNLAFANKQPLNERMALELAKKLREWHDKGEVKKDAFLKETAVARWWQTLPDNHEAKSCIGDLIAS, encoded by the exons ATGGACACGGGGAGCCGCGGGCAAGAGCTGGGCATCAAAGATGAGGTGATCAAGAAAGCTTGCTCTGCCTCCATCAGGGCCCACCAGGCTCCGGAGAAGCCCTTCCTTGTCGAGAAGATCGGCCGCGGCAGCCCCTCGCAGGTCGTCTTCGCCTTCTCCGGGTCTTGGTCTTTCGATCAGTGGTCCGCCGGAGACGGCAAGGCCAGAGCTTTCGGCGAGACCGAGGTCAATCTCGCCATGTTCCCTTCCCTCAGGAGCATCGGCAACGACATAACTGCTACGGTCAACGAATCCTTCATGAGGCAATTCCTGCAGATTGTAGAGAAGTCAGCGCTCCACGCTGAG GTGGAGAAGGCAATGAGGAAAAGCAAGCCAATAATATTCGCCGGCCACTCTTCCGGCGGTCCGATCGCTATATACGCGACCGTTTGGTTACTCGAGGAGTACAAAAGATCGAGGAAGACTCCGACTCACGGCCCTTTCTGCTTAACGTTCGGATCCCCTCTTACCACCGACCGCATCTTTTGCCACGCTGTTCGGCGAGAGGAGTGGTCCGATCGCTTTGTCCACTTTGTCATGTTACACGACATTGTTCCCAGGATTTTGCTCGCCCCGCTCTCCTCCACAAGAGAGTTCCTAGAACAAATCCTCCCGTGCCTCATCTCGGCTTCCACACATCGCGGAGCCGATTCGATTGACAAGGTGAAATTGACCGCCTTGTTCGGCACTGTGATGAGGAATGCATCATGTGTTGCAAGCCATGCGGCGTGCATTCTAATGGGCAGCACAAATATGCTGTTAGACACCATGACTAAATTCGTCGAGCTAAGTCCTTACCGACCGTGCGGGAAGTATGTCTTCTGCACCGGGGCTGGCAGGTCGGTGGTCGTGAGGAACCCGGATGCTGTCTTTCAATTGTTGTTTTACTCTTTACAGCTGATGCCTGCATCAGATGTTCAACAGACAGCAGTAGCAAGCTTACTAGCACATCTTGCTTATGAAGATGGACTAGACAAGAGCTTGGACATGCGTAATGCAGTCCATTTGGAGAACCTCCGAGAATTACCTCTCAGCTCAGATGGTACTGCAGATATCGTGACCAAGACAATCGACGCCGCCCTAAATGGCCTCAATCTA AGTGCGAGAGCAAGGCTGTGCCTTCGTGCTGCCGGAGAGTCGGAGAGGCAGAAAGAGGATAACCAGACGAAGGTGGAACACAAGATGGTCACCATAGAGAAATACCTCTCCGATGTAGAAGGGTACCGGACCTCGTGCGAGACCCGTGGCATGGGATATTTTGATGCTTTCAAGGTGCAAAAGTATGAGGACGACTTCAAGGCCAACGTGAAGAGACTGGAACTAGCGGGCATATGGGACGAGATCATCGAGATGCTAAAACGAGATGAGCTCCCGGATAAATTTGAGGCAGGGGAAACGTGGGTGCAGCTCGCCACGAGGTTTCGGCAGCTCGTGGAGCCACTAGACATAGCCAACTACTATCGACACTTAAAGAATGAAGACACGGGTCCTTACATGACGAAAGGAAGGCCGAAACGCTACAAGTATACACAAAGATGGCGAGAGCACGCCGAGCAGTTGCAGAAAGGTTCATGCGGCCAATCCTGCTTCTGGGCCGAGGTGGAAGAGCTCAACCTCGCGTTTGCCAATAAGCAACCACTGAACGAGCGGATGGCTTTGGAGTTGGCGAAGAAACTGAGGGAATGGCACGACAAAGGGGAGGTGAAGAAGGATGCATTCTTGAAGGAGACCGCAGTTGCAAGATGGTGGCAAACTCTCCCCGACAACCACGAAGCAAAGTCCTGTATCGGAGATCTAATAGCGAGTTAA
- the LOC115734746 gene encoding protein EDS1L-like isoform X3 — protein sequence MERGDLGIKAEVIRQALSVSVEAHTNPEGLPFVVRGIENSPSQVVVAFAGSWSPNHWFAGDSEAKPFGETDVNPKKFPSLRSIGKDAVAKVNGAFMERFLHILDEGSQTFRAEVTKAVENDKQIIFGGHSSAGPIAIYATVWFLEEYVRSKEKQTSRPLCLTFASPLTTDRTFCHAVQREGWSNCFVHFVTKLDIVPRILLAPRSSATELLQGIVSFSDPKYEPASIDNLTSLFVNVMKSASCVANHAACELMGSKHTIFDTMSGFIKRSPYRPCGKYVFRTETGVLVVVENQDAVLQLLFYSLQIESETELQNMAEASLRAHWTCKDELDASLAAPNVVCLKKLRELPLSSNHDARNDLNLCASARLCLRAAGELEKKKLDNLERINGKKGDIEKALESLEKYRTANKDRNVGYYDAFKLQEEEEDFKANVKRLELAAIWDDIVEMLRHEQLPDGFEADKKWVDLGTRFRRLVEPIDIANYYRHSRDDVAGHYMERRSRPSRYKYTQRWREHAEQLPKDSCGESCFWAEVEKLKVEVAKKQWDEIENEVLDLETRLEDWYNKDKEDKSDMFLRKSTLVEWWQTLRADHKLKSCIKKFMPS from the exons ATGGAGAGAGGAGATCTTGGCATCAAAGCGGAAGTGATCAGGCAAGCCTTGTCTGTGTCCGTCGAAGCTCATACAAATCCGGAGGGGCTGCCTTTCGTCGTGCGAGGGATCGAGAATAGCCCTTCGCAGGTCGTCGTGGCCTTCGCAGGATCATGGTCTCCGAATCACTGGTTCGCCGGAGACAGCGAGGCCAAGCCCTTTGGAGAGACCGACGTCAACCCTAAGAAGTTCCCTTCTCTCAGGAGCATCGGCAAGGATGCGGTCGCGAAGGTCAACGGGGCATTCATGGAAAGGTTCCTACATATCCTGGATGAGGGAAGTCAAACGTTCCGCGCGGAG GTGACAAAGGCGGTGGAGAACGATAAGCAAATAATATTTGGAGGCCATTCATCGGCCGGTCCGATCGCGATATACGCGACGGTTTGGTTCCTTGAGGAGTACGTAAGATCAAAGGAGAAGCAGACTTCCCGTCCTCTCTGTTTAACATTCGCATCCCCGCTTACCACCGACCGCACCTTTTGCCATGCCGTCCAGCGTGAGGGTTGGTCTAATTGCTTTGTCCACTTCGTCACGAAACTCGACATCGTCCCCAGGATTCTACTCGCTCCTCGCTCTTCCGCAACAGAGTTGCTACAAGGAATTGTCTCTTTCTCTGACCCGAAATACGAACCCGCTTCAATTGACAACTTGACTTCCTTATTTGTGAATGTGATGAAGAGTGCATCATGTGTTGCGAACCACGCAGCTTGCGAACTGATGGGAAGCAAACATACCATATTCGACACCATGTCTGGATTCATCAAGCGAAGCCCTTACAGACCATGCGGGAAGTATGTCTTTCGCACCGAGACTGGCGTGTTGGTGGTCGTGGAGAACCAGGATGCTGTTCTCCAATTGTTGTTTTACTCGTTACAGATTGAGTCTGAGACAGAGCTTCAGAACATGGCAGAGGCAAGCTTAAGGGCACATTGGACATGCAAAGATGAATTAGATGCAAGCTTGGCGGCGCCCAATGTAGTTTGTTTAAAGAAGCTCCGAGAATTACCTCTCAGCTCAAATCATGACGCACGAAATGACCTTAACCTG TGCGCATCGGCGAGGCTGTGCCTTCGTGCCGCTGGAGAGTTGGAGAAGAAGAAACTGGATAACCTAGAAAGGATCAACGGCAAGAAGGGCGACATAGAGAAAGCCCTCGAGTCGTTAGAGAAGTACCGGACCGCTAACAAGGATCGCAATGTGGGGTACTACGACGCTTTCAAAttgcaagaggaggaggaagacttCAAGGCTAACGTAAAGAGACTAGAACTGGCAGCTATTTGGGATGACATTGTCGAAATGCTAAGACACGAGCAGCTCCCCGATGGATTCGAGGCAGATAAAAAATGGGTGGATCTCGGCACGCGGTTCCGCCGACTCGTGGAGCCGATAGACATTGCCAACTACTATCGACACTCTAGGGATGATGTGGCAGGTCATTACATGGAGAGAAGAAGCAGGCCAAGCCGGTACAAGTACACTCAGAGATGGCGAGAACACGCCGAGCAGTTGCCGAAAGATTCGTGCGGCGAATCCTGCTTTTGGGCCGAGGTGGAGAAGCTCAAAGTAGAAGTTGCCAAGAAACAATGGGACGAAATAGAGAACGAGGTCTTGGATCTGGAGACCCGCCTTGAAGATTGGTACAACAAAGACAAGGAGGACAAGAGTGATATGTTCTTAAGAAAGAGCACGCTCGTTGAGTGGTGGCAAACTCTGCGTGCAGACCATAAGTTGAAGTCCTGCATCAAAAAATTCATGCCAAGCTGA